A genome region from Manis javanica isolate MJ-LG chromosome 3, MJ_LKY, whole genome shotgun sequence includes the following:
- the LOC108383487 gene encoding uncharacterized protein, translating into MISRDYGKRFAQEKDSERGARRPCRPLERPSSLPLNSGSRGAALRPPGAPPPSPKGAGVERPVAPLLAAPRRRRVGRCAEGRSPDAPTPPATLGLRGSPHRHPPSPRSEGPARELPAEARARGPPRRAGLRRSLQAAAASPRRRQHRAAEARGRRKPEEGGAGRGRRGHESVSLDLEGEQGRAQRRPESRRPRARALPPRPRPDPRRLRRAPPQPREAPPARWRVPDARGAAAAPKVAEEGAMRRETGASVPGAARQERRRAPTFRAGRTGAARPYRASRTGKSPRREGRGSGGWLQDKMRNETQLSSVRWERMTFGEAVL; encoded by the exons ATGATATCCAGGGACTATGGTAAACGTTTTGCTCAAG AAAAGGATAGTGAGCGAGGAGCCCGTCGCCCCTGTCGGCCTCTCGAGCGCCCGAGCTCCCTGCCGTTAAATAGCGGGTCCCGGGGCGCGGCCCTCCGGCCCCCGGGCGCCCCTCCGCCCTCCCCGAAGGGCGCAGGGGTCGAGCGCCCCGTCGCTCCACTGCTCGCGGCGCCGCGACGCCGCCGGGTTGGAAGGTGCGCGGAGGGGCGGTCACCGGACGCGCCCACGCCACCCGCGACCCTCGGCCTCCGAGGCTCCCCGCACcgccaccctccctcaccccgcAGTGAGGGTCCGGCCAGGGAGTTACCCGCCGAGGCCCGGGCGCGGGGACCGCCGAGGCGCGCCGGGCTCCGCCGCTCTCTGCAGGCGGCTGCAGCCTCTCCGCGGCGCCGGCAGCATCGAGCCGCCGAAGCCCGCGGCCGGCGGAAACCGGAGGAAGGTGGCGCGGGTCGGGGGCGGCGCGGGCACGAATCCGTGTCCCTGGACCTGGAGGGCGAGCAGGGGAGGGCGCAGCGCCGCCCCGAGTCCAGGCGCCCGCGGGCCCGTGCGCTGCCGCCACGCCCGCGCCCGGATCCCCGGCGACTGCGCCGAGCGCCTCCCCAGCCGCGGGAAGCTCCTCCTGCTCGGTGGCGGGTGCCAGATGCGCGGGGGGCCGCGGCCGCCCCCAAGGTCGCCGAGGAAGGTGCAATGCGGCGGGAGACTGGGGCTTCCGTCCCCGGGGCGGCGAGGCAGGAGCGCAGGCGAGCCCCTACCTTTCGGGCTGGGCGGACAGGAGCCGCGCGCCCTTACCGGGCGTCCCGGACAGGAAAATCACCGCGAAGGGAGGGCCGGGGAAGCGGCGGGTGGCTTCAGGACAAG ATGAGGAATGAGACACAGTTGTCCTCAGTGAGATGGGAGAGGATGACCTTTGGAGAAGCTGTCCTTTAg